The stretch of DNA CGCTATTGACGATGCAATGAAATACATAGAAAAATTCCTGTACGTTATAAAACCCTTTAAAGATAAGGGTAAACTTGCAACCGTATTACTTCAGTTCCCCGCTTTTTTTCTGCCATCCGCGGATAATTTCAGGTATTTAGAATTATGCAGGTCCGCTTTTAAAGATACCCCCCTGTCCGTAGAATTCAGAAACGAAAAATGGGCCGTAGAAGAAACATATAATTTCCTGAAAAACCACAGCCTTGGCTGCTGCAACGTGGACGAACCGCACGTAAACCACATGATGCCGTTTTTAAGCCGGCTGACATCAGATATCGCTTTTTTCAGATTTCACGGAAGAAATAAAAACTGGCAGTTTCTGCCAAAAGAAGAAAAAGTAGAGTATGACTATACCGATAAAGAACTTGAATTCTTCGCCAAAGAAATCTCAAAGGCCGCCTCTGCGGCAAAAAAGGTTTATGTTGTCTTCAACAACAACTACGCCGGCCTATCAATAAAAAACGCAGTAAAACTGAAACAAATTCTTAACATTTCATAAAAATTTCGCATATTATACATTATGTGAAATTTGTCTTGATTTACTCGCAAACATAATCATTGTTTTATAAATACAATTTCTCGAACAACGGACGATCCTTGATAATCATTATTTACAATCTTAATCAATGCTATAGTTTTCTTATTCTTTTCATCCCAACCTTCATGCACCATTTCAATCAACTTACTTTTTGGAAACGTTATTTCGTAATTCAACTTATTTATCAAAAATTTGTTCCTTGCGTAATATCTTTTATCATTTTCATCACCATAATAGAAACCGTCAGCATCATATTTGACTTCTTTTACATTAGGTAATCTGAATTGCTTTATATGTTGTTCCTTTAAAAAAATTCCGATATTAAATATGTCTGCCGGAACTACTTCTTCAGTTATTTTACCCGTATTTATGTCCCTTTCACTTGTTTTCATGTATATGTTTTTAGTAAATACTATTTCATTATCAAAACTCCTACACACAAACTTAACACCTGTATAGCTCTTCGCATAATGAGAAGCTTGCGCATGATGATAATTTAAGATGTAATAATAATTGGTATCATCATATCCCAAAATTTGAACTTCTTCATAATTTATAGCGTCTGGCGTAGCATAAATCCATTGATTATTTGCTAGCAATAAAACAAATATTAATATTCTTTTCATATTTCCCTCCATAGCGGTATATACAAGTATCCTATCAAATATTAGACAAGAGTGATAGAAAAATCCTTTTTAGCCAAGTATTTATCTTTTTTTGATAGCAGAACGGTATAAAACGCGAAAAGTAGTGACTTAATTTTTTCTAAATTCCCATTGTGGAATAGGGTTTGGTTGACTCCAGAGACCAATTTCGGCCTCGCGTGCGGCGATTTCGAGCATTGCCAGCTCTTCATCGTCAGAACACTTCTTATAATTGCAGCCATATCCATTTTGATTATTGCGGTGTTGATGCTTATCGATGAAAGAGTTTTATATAATTAAACCCATATCCCATCCACCCTTTTTAATTCCCCTTCACAGCCGTCCGCCGCGTTATCCGCGGATTTTACAAATTCAAAGACATTATGCATAAGAATCGTGTCGATTTCCATTCCTGTAATCTCTGATATATGTGTTACCCTTCTTTTCCCGTCTTTAAATCTTGCCTGTTGAATCACAATGTTTATGGCGCTTTTAATCTGCTCCCTTATCGCTTTTACCGGCAGATCCATACCTGCCATTAACACCATAACTTCCACCCTGGACAGCGCGTCACGCGGAGTATTGGCATGTACGGTGGTAATAGACCCGTCATGCCCGGTATTCATTGCCTGCAGCATATCCAGCGCTTCCCCGCCGCGGCATTCCCCAACCACTATCCTGTCAGGCCTCATCCTTAATGAATTTTTTACAAGGTCTCTTATCGTAATTTCACCCCTGCCCTCAATATTGGCAGGCCTTGATTCCAGCCTTACCACGTGCTCCTGCGGAAGCTTTAATTCCGCGGAATCTTCAATTGTCACTATCCTTTCATCCGCGGGTATAAATGATGAAATAACATTTAAAAGCGTGGTTTTACCTGATCCGGTCCCCCCGGATATAAGGATATTTTTTCTGTTTTTGACGGATTTCTCAAGATAATCCGCCGCTTCTTCCGTAAGGCTTCCAAGTTTTACAAGGTCATTTATTGAAAGCTTATTTTTAGAAAATTTCCTGATTGTAATTACAGGCCCGTCTAACGCAAGCGGAGGTATTACCGCGTTAACCCTTGACCCGTCAGCAAGCCTGGCA from Candidatus Goldiibacteriota bacterium encodes:
- a CDS encoding DUF72 domain-containing protein; translation: MDKTKIRICTAGFTDTTWNGVIYPDGLKPAQELAYYEKELDFNCVEIDVTFYALISSKSTAGMERKTSPDFEFIAKAYAGITHAPFHDKTDNKKSAIDDAMKYIEKFLYVIKPFKDKGKLATVLLQFPAFFLPSADNFRYLELCRSAFKDTPLSVEFRNEKWAVEETYNFLKNHSLGCCNVDEPHVNHMMPFLSRLTSDIAFFRFHGRNKNWQFLPKEEKVEYDYTDKELEFFAKEISKAASAAKKVYVVFNNNYAGLSIKNAVKLKQILNIS